In Cotesia glomerata isolate CgM1 linkage group LG1, MPM_Cglom_v2.3, whole genome shotgun sequence, one genomic interval encodes:
- the LOC123269938 gene encoding uncharacterized protein LOC123269938 isoform X2 — MNNHQFLYVIFVNICFSTTIKITLGDGNEVKSLDNNNEDTRRSENNPLADFYAKSVTIDLKIDDFDERIQKVLNEQINSRRSAIDAALRREELDSGEKNIFYRRNNDSPIDNLKVEGTDEAINQDQLDATEPRGGIDSQELHSGEKQRITNETQQGDSNDVGVRLLDTREDQSDVIGRIDVEPDTETTIEPIALRHEMHHGKKGKKSFREKFLIECLTRKKNCDKHQNDDQSSETENNDNDHIIKRKNPFAAHGDTPAEDKNLTKLAYVISKHIVNSLPKDMRNSNWAADLAFKIVYEKLKMYDSGSFGLPPFGLPFQQNYMYGNSSNNGSNDCCGCCCDGEDETSDASYRSQLDSQINVKVGNENTYKCLPTIDKPPSEGYVLLENVGWFKFHDEQKPWNEARKQCFREGAHLAFMESPQETQWCIDHLLKGSGEELFLGIHNYFREDWVSVSNTDVEKMKHLKWSKKEPDEYRFYNCAIINPKNKLVSRESCTVDHPFICKVPL; from the exons atgaaCAATCATCAATTTCTGTatgtaatttttgttaatatttgtttttcgACGACTATTAAAATTACACTCGGAGATGGCAACGAAGTAAAATCACTGGATAATAACAATGAGGATACTCGCCGAAGTGAAAACAATCCATTGGCGGATTTTTATGCTAAATCGGTAACTATTGATCtcaaaattgatgattttgaTGAGAGAATCCAAAAGGTGTTAAATGAGCAGATTAATTCGCGAAGATCGGCAATTGACGCGGCACTCAGACGTGAAGAATTAGACTCaggtgaaaaaaatattttttaccgaCGAAACAATGACAGTCCAATAGATAACTTAAAAGTCGAAGGTACCGATGAAGCAATTAATCAAGATCAACTAGATGCTACGGAACCGAGGGGTGGGATAGATTCTCAGGAGTTACATTCAGGGGAAAAACAGCGGATAACAAATGAG ACTCAACAAGGCGATTCAAACGATGTAGGCGTTCGTTTATTGGACACTAGAGAAGACCAGAGTGACGTCATTGGAAGAATTGATGTGGAACCAGATACGGAAACGACCATAGAGCCTATTGCTCTTAGACATGAGATGCATCATGGGaagaaaggaaaaaaatcCTTCCGTGAAAAGTTTTTGATAGAGTGTTTGACTCGAAAGAAAAATTGCGACAAGCACCAAAATGATGATCAATCATCTGAAAccgaaaataatgataatgaccatattataaaaaggaaaaatcCTTTTGCAGCGCATGGAGACACACCAgctgaagataaaaatttaactaaactGGCCTACGTTATTTCGAAGCACATTGTTAATAGTTTGCCTAAAGACATGCGAAACAGCAATTGGGCAGCCGATTTGGCCTTTAAAATTGtgtacgaaaaattaaaaatgtatgatTCTGGTAGTTTCGGTTTACCTCCTTTTGGATTACCTTTTCAGCAAAACTACATGTATGGTAACAGTTCTAATAATGGAAGTAATGACTGTTGCGGCTGTTGTTGTGATGGGGAAGATGAAACTTCAGATGCTTCTTATAGAAGTCAATTGGACTCTCAGATCAACGTTAAAGTTGGAAATGAAAACACGTACAAGTGTTTGCCAACAATTGATAAGCCACCGAGTGAAGGTTACGTTCTGCTTGAAAATGTTGGATGGTTTAAATTCCATGATGAACAGAAGCCGTGGAATGAAGCAAGAAAACAATGCTTCAGAGAAGGCGCTCATTTAGCATTTATGGAATCTCCACAAGAAACTCAA TGGTGTATTGATCATCTTCTAAAAGGATCTGGGGAAGAACTATTTTTGGGAATTCACAACTATTTTAGGGAAGACTGGGTGTCTGTAAGTAACACAGATgtagaaaaaatgaaacattTGAAATGGTCAAAAAAGGAACCAGATGAgtacagattttataattgTGCAATTATAAACCCTAAAAATAAGTTAGTTAGCCGAGAATCATGTACTGTTGATCATCCATTTATTTGTAAAGTTCCACTGTAA
- the LOC123269938 gene encoding uncharacterized protein LOC123269938 isoform X1: MATTVKPKKTTVKSKKTTIKPKKTTKKSKKTTVKPKTTTVKPKKTTVKSKKTTIEAKKTTIKSKKTTVKPMATTVKPKKMTVKSKKTTIKAKKTTIKSKKTTVKPKTTTVKPKKTTIKFKKTIIQPRKTTMKLRKTTIKIKKTTTKPKKTTIKPKSTKKPQKKLPLTTKKRLTTTKQTTVFPKWRPREPRIGGRSRPKVPFIAVGIHPKHAYNGILMPYDKPWEPLTEPKNPRTQITLVNLIEDLKPKNNSSFPIILTIKQKHKPCKCCHNNCPPTCNKSCCKTTNCRKSHCKCCNRPCYKNFHRQLENIEEVGTSKFQLQTQQGDSNDVGVRLLDTREDQSDVIGRIDVEPDTETTIEPIALRHEMHHGKKGKKSFREKFLIECLTRKKNCDKHQNDDQSSETENNDNDHIIKRKNPFAAHGDTPAEDKNLTKLAYVISKHIVNSLPKDMRNSNWAADLAFKIVYEKLKMYDSGSFGLPPFGLPFQQNYMYGNSSNNGSNDCCGCCCDGEDETSDASYRSQLDSQINVKVGNENTYKCLPTIDKPPSEGYVLLENVGWFKFHDEQKPWNEARKQCFREGAHLAFMESPQETQWCIDHLLKGSGEELFLGIHNYFREDWVSVSNTDVEKMKHLKWSKKEPDEYRFYNCAIINPKNKLVSRESCTVDHPFICKVPL; this comes from the exons ATGGCGACAACCGTAAAACCTAAAAAGACGACAGTCAAATCTAAAAAGACTACAATTAAacctaaaaaaacaacaaaaaaatctaaaaagacGACAGTCAAACCTAAGACGACAACCGTAAAACCTAAAAAGACGACAGTCAAATCTAAAAAGACTACAATTGaagctaaaaaaacaacaatcaAATCTAAAAAGACGACAGTCAAACCTATGGCGACAACCGTAAAACCTAAAAAGATGACAGTCAAATCTAAAAAGACTACaattaaagctaaaaaaacaacaataaaatctaaaaagacGACAGTCAAACCTAAGACGACAACCGTCAAACCTAAAAAGACGacaatcaaatttaaaaagacGATAATTCAACCTAGAAAGACCACAATGAAACTTAGAAAGACgacaatcaaaattaaaaagacgaCAACGAAACCTAAAAAGACCACAATCAAACCTAAGAGTACTAAAAAACCTCAAAAGAAGTTACCCTTAACTACTAAAAAACGTTTGACCACAACAAAACAAACGACAGTATTTCCGAAATGGAGACCTAGAGAACCCCGTATAGGGGGACGAAGCCGACCAAAAGTACCTTTCATAGCCGTAGGTATCCATCCAAAACATGCATACAATGGTATCTTAATGCCTTACGACAAACCTTGGGAACCATTAACCGAACCAAAAAATCCAAGAACCCAAATAactttagttaatttaatcgAAGACTTGAagccaaaaaataattcctcatttcctataattttaactattaaacaaaaacacaaaCCTTGTAAATGCTGCCATAACAATTGTCCTCCTACATGTAACAAATCCTGTTGTAAAACTACCAATTGTAGAAAATCCCATTGTAAATGTTGCAATAGAccttgttataaaaattttcatagacaattagaaaatattgaagaagTTGGCACATCGAAATTTCAACTTCAGACTCAACAAGGCGATTCAAACGATGTAGGCGTTCGTTTATTGGACACTAGAGAAGACCAGAGTGACGTCATTGGAAGAATTGATGTGGAACCAGATACGGAAACGACCATAGAGCCTATTGCTCTTAGACATGAGATGCATCATGGGaagaaaggaaaaaaatcCTTCCGTGAAAAGTTTTTGATAGAGTGTTTGACTCGAAAGAAAAATTGCGACAAGCACCAAAATGATGATCAATCATCTGAAAccgaaaataatgataatgaccatattataaaaaggaaaaatcCTTTTGCAGCGCATGGAGACACACCAgctgaagataaaaatttaactaaactGGCCTACGTTATTTCGAAGCACATTGTTAATAGTTTGCCTAAAGACATGCGAAACAGCAATTGGGCAGCCGATTTGGCCTTTAAAATTGtgtacgaaaaattaaaaatgtatgatTCTGGTAGTTTCGGTTTACCTCCTTTTGGATTACCTTTTCAGCAAAACTACATGTATGGTAACAGTTCTAATAATGGAAGTAATGACTGTTGCGGCTGTTGTTGTGATGGGGAAGATGAAACTTCAGATGCTTCTTATAGAAGTCAATTGGACTCTCAGATCAACGTTAAAGTTGGAAATGAAAACACGTACAAGTGTTTGCCAACAATTGATAAGCCACCGAGTGAAGGTTACGTTCTGCTTGAAAATGTTGGATGGTTTAAATTCCATGATGAACAGAAGCCGTGGAATGAAGCAAGAAAACAATGCTTCAGAGAAGGCGCTCATTTAGCATTTATGGAATCTCCACAAGAAACTCAA TGGTGTATTGATCATCTTCTAAAAGGATCTGGGGAAGAACTATTTTTGGGAATTCACAACTATTTTAGGGAAGACTGGGTGTCTGTAAGTAACACAGATgtagaaaaaatgaaacattTGAAATGGTCAAAAAAGGAACCAGATGAgtacagattttataattgTGCAATTATAAACCCTAAAAATAAGTTAGTTAGCCGAGAATCATGTACTGTTGATCATCCATTTATTTGTAAAGTTCCACTGTAA
- the LOC123269960 gene encoding hemolymph lipopolysaccharide-binding protein-like has product MLKPIYLVFLPIVLSVPNNRVIREVDSVEQVNSQSTEMTPSTSQSAVPCHDLSEHRGIPQLVFPMCTSSNGLEGLRNVVIHGMACTCDLNTHDVHKRDDYQYTPGIGAHKLHTRGATFNNARRICNEEGGHLAVIDSLAEERVLLDLFKRAVGIRNVTNEDQALIGIHDLFSEGEWVTILGESLHKNGYTKWSDRWGGQPDNGGGVQNCGSLLKEGGMDDVSCNAQFAFFCEIPGIRIAH; this is encoded by the exons ATGTTAAAGCCAATTTATCTTGTATTTCTACCTATAGTGCTAAGCGTACCAAATAATCGGGTAATAAGAGAAGTGGATAGTGTTGAACAAGTTAATTCTCAGTCGACGGAAATGACACCTTCAACCTCACAATCAGCAGTACCGTGTCATGACTTGTCGGAACATCGTGGTATTCCGCAATTAGTTTTTCCCATGTGTACCAGTTCAAACGGTCTCGAGGGGTTACGCAATGTCGTGATTCATGGGATGGCTTGCACATGTGACCTCAACACTCATGATGTACACAAGAGAGATGATTATCAGTATACACCCGGAATCGGAGCACACAAACTTCACACCCGAGGAGCTACGTTCAACAACGCAAGACGGATATGTAATGAAGAAGGTGGACATCTTGCTGTTATTGATTCTCTCGCTGAGGAGCGG GTATTGTTGGACCTATTCAAACGTGCGGTCGGAATCAGAAATGTGACGAATGAAGATCAAGCTTTAATTGGAATCCATGACCTATTTTCAGAGGGGGAGTGGGTGACTATTTTAGGCGAGTCTCTACATAAAAATGGCTATACAAAATGGAGCGACCGGTGGGGTGGACAGCCAGATAATGGTGGTGGTGTACAAAATTGTGGTAGTTTATTGAAAGAAGGAGGAATGGACGACGTCAGTTGTAATGCGCAGTTTGCTTTCTTTTGTGAAATACCCGGAATCCGAATAGCCCATTAA